GATCGAATAAGAATATTTTCGAGCTCGCTTGTATTTTTAATTTTCCCTTCAAGCCTTAAAAGCTGTTGAGTCTTATCTTGCTTAAGGTTACCTCCCGGAATGTTTACATTCCTCGCTTGAATCTTAGAGATTAACTCTTGCATGCCAATGTGATGTTTATTTAAGAGATTATTATCGACTTCAATTTGGAAAGTTCTCTTTGTGTATCCTGCTAGAGTGACACCCTTAACGAGTTTATTATCTTCAATTTCTTCTTTTAGATGATCTGAGATTATATCTCTTAGCCTACCTTCGTTACTTCCAAGAACTGCAATTTGAAAAACAGGCATTTCTTCAGATTTTATTTCATTGAACTTCGGTCTATCTATTAAATCTGATGGGAGTTTATTTGTTCTATCAACTGCTTTTTGTATATCACTCATGACATCTTCAACGACAACGCCTGAACCGTCCATATCAATTCGGATGACAATTGTACTAAGGCCAGATTGACTAGTTGAGTTTACATCTTTAAGTCCACTAACAGTACGAATCTCATCTTCAATAGGTTTAGTGATTTTTGTTTCTATATCTTGGGCTGTCGCACCGTCATATCTCGTCGTTACAATTGCAGTCGCAAAACTTACGTTAGGGTAGGACTCAGAGTTCATTTTCGCTAGACCCATAATTCCATAAATCATCATACCTAGCATGAGGACAATGGAGAGCTTCGAATTTTCAATAAAGAATTTTGAAATTGTTTTCATAGTTATCTCTCGTTTCTAATTATTAATATCACATGGCATTTCAGTATAAACAGTGAAGTAATCTAGTAGAGTCGTAATGATTGATAATTGACTCTGGACTTCTAGAAGATTACTGCTTAAAAGAGCATCTTGATCTAAGATTAAGTCCCTAAATGAAACTCTCGCCTGGTTATACTTCTTCTTTGTGTGCTTAAGTGTTATTGCTAGTTTTTCACTATTAATATTTTGTTGTTCAATGACTTTTTGTAGTAGATGAATATTTTTAACGACCTGAGAATGATAGGCATTAACTTTTCCAACAATTTCTTCTTTTTGAGAAATGAATCTCTTCTTATCTAATAAGTCTTGAAGCTCTTTTGATTTAGTTGAACTTCCTCCTAGAGGAATTCGTAACTCCACGCCTGCACTAAATGCTGTTCTTCCGTCATCAGAAAATCTATCCCAAGCTTCACTATATCCTTCTGTTTTTCCAAGTCTTTTAACTTCTGAGACAAATTGAACATTCGCTCTATTGTATGAGTCAGTTATTTTCCTTTGATGTGTGTATTCAGTTTGAAGTGATTTTAAAATCTCATCATAGCTTGAGTACTGCAAAGGAGCTTCGTTGAAGTTCGATATCTGAGCAATACAGCTAAAGAGTTGTTTAGATGTTTTAGGTATCGAGTACGTTCCAAGAACAAGCTCTTTGTCAGAAAGTGTAGGAAGTAGTTCCTTTAATTGTTGAACAAGAACTTCTCTTTGGTATTGAAGGTTTATGATTCTAGAATTTCTATCGGCAATTTGAGATTCTGATCTCGAAACTTCGCTAATTTCAGCAATTTTATTTTTAAACTTTCTCTTTGAGTCTTTTAATTGCTGTTGGGAAAGGGTTAAGAGCTTTTGAGATATCTTCAATTGCTCATTATTTGCTACTAGTGACCAATAAATCTTTCTTAAACTTTGGTAGAAGGCCTTCTTTTGAATATTCTTTTGTAGATCTGCTCTAAGTACACTTTCTTTAAGTAGCTCTCTTTGTGAGCTTGTTAGTCTACCGAGAAAGTTCTTGTAAAGATCCATGGAAAACTCTAGTCCAAAACCGTTACTAGTTCCTTTGTTAACTACGGAGCTTGTCATTTGTTCTGAAAAAGTATTAACACCGATCTTCATTCCTGTTCCAAGCCCTTTTTCAACACCAACTTTGTAGGCCTTTATAGGTGAACTGACAGGGATTTGTGGGGAAAATGAATTTTCACTTGTCTTGTAATAACTTGCAGAGCCCACAAGATTGAAGTCGAAATTTTCCTCGAATGCTTCTCTTTGAAAATCTACTGATAGAAATGAAGCTTCAATTGCCAAAGTATTTGGAGCTGCATTATTGACTTCTTTTTTAATTAATTCTTCTGTAATTGTGACTCTTTCCTTTGCGAAAGAGGACGTACTCAATAAGGTTATTATTGATACGAAAATTAACATTTTCATCTGGTATCTTCCTTTAGTATTCAAACGTTTGTTTGATTTTATACGAACGTTTGAATTTAAACAAGGGTAGTATGTAAAGAACTTAACTAAAATACTATTTTTCTAATTATTTCAAATAGATAAAGAATCAAACTCTTCATAAAGGGCAAGTAGGCTCGCTTCGAGTCCTTCTTTCTTGCCGCCTAGATTAGCATAGAGTTTACTGGTTTCAGGGTCCATATTGTCGAAATTAAACTTGAGCATAAGCTCTTCTATAGATGATATTTGAGCTTCAAGATCTTCAATTAATGAAGGAATATCCTCGAGTCTCTTCTTTTGTGAATTTGAAAGCTTCGTAGCTACTGGCTCAGGAGTTTCAACCACTTCTTTTGGAAGTTCTACTTCAGAATTTTCTTCACTTTCTTGTTCAAGAAGAATATTTTCTAAGGCCAAAGCTTCTAGATAACTTTCTGCTTGAGCATAGCCGCCAACAAATTGCTCAATGGACTTATTATTTAAAACCCAAGTCTTGTTCGTCACGTTTGAAAGAAAACTTCTATCGTGAGAAATAAGGATAAGTGAGCCTTTAAATTGAACAAGAGCATCTTCTAATATTTGAAGAGTTTCAAGATCAAGGTCGTTGGTAGGTTCATCAAAAATCCAAATATCTGCTTGCTTTGTTAAATTCTTTGCAAGTTGTAAACGGCCTTTTTCTCCCCCAGAGAGAGTTTTAATTGGTCTCTTTAAATCATCTTTGGAGAAGAGGAAGCTTTCAAAGTAAGCAGCGACATGTCTTGTTCTACCATCTGCTAATGTCACTTGATCTGAGCCGTCTGTTAAAAAATTATGAGGAGTTTCCTCTTCGTCCATCTCTTCTCTTTTTTGCGAGAAGTATTGAATGTTTAAATCATCGGCAATCTTTAGCTTTCCACTCGTATTTACTAATTCTCCGAGTATCATCTTCACAAGAGTCGTCTTACCAACACCGTTCTTTCCAATGAGTCCAATTCTGTCTCCCTTGTAGATATCAACATCTATTTGAGAGAAAATATCTTTTCCGGGATATGAGAAAGAAACGTCTTTCATTTCGACGAGGCTTCTAGTCTTACGTTGAGTGGAAGTAATATTTAAATCGAGAGCTCTACGAGCTTCGCCTTTCACTGAAGTTATTTTGTCTTTTAAGTCATGAAAGTTTTCAACTCTCTTCTTACTTCTCGTTCCTCTGGCCTTGATTCCTTGACGCATCCATGCTTGCTCTCGACTAAGAGAATTCTTTAGGCGGCCAAGTAGTTTTCTTCTTGCAGATTCTTGCTCAGATAAGAAATCAAGATAATCAATATAAGAACCTTTAAAGCTTTCAATAAGACCATTTTTGATATGGAGAATTTTACTACAAACTTTTCCAAGTAAGTATCTATCGTGAGAAATCACGACAAATGTCTTTCCTGAACTCATTAATTCATCTTCAAACAATTTGATTGTTTCAATATCTAAATGGTTTGTCGGTTCATCCCATAGGATGAGATTTTCTTTTGCAGTGAAACCAAGGCTTAGTAGAATCTTTTTCTGCTCACCACCACTAAGGTCGATCACTCTTGTTTCTAAATCATTTTGACCAAAGTACTTCATATACGATTCAAAGGATCGAATTAAATCCCAACTTCCTAAATGATCTAATTCATCAAGAAGTTTATTCTGCTGTTCAATAAGTTCTTCACTATAGTCTGTTTCAAACTTTTCATTAATAAGATCAAGGGCCTTATGAATCTTTAAATGCTCAGGATAGAATCTGAAGAAATAGTCTTTTATAGTGACTTCATCACCATCTTCAAGTTGCATTTCCTGAGGAACTAGGAATGTTGAAAACCCTTGATTATTCTCTCCACCACTATTTGCCTTATCGAAAGTGAAAGGAGGTGTTGAGCGATCTGGAGTAACCTTTGAGGCTAGTATTTTAAATAGAGAAGATTTTCCTTTTCCGTTGAGGCCAAGAAGTCCGATTTGATCGCCATAGGAAATAGTAAACCCCGCACCTGTGAATAAGGTTTTAGTCCCAAGGTGAAGGTGAATATTGCTCAAAGTACATAGTAAAGACATCGCGAGACTATATAGTTTAAGTGCTGCTTATACAAGACTTCTAAGGACTCACGTGAAATATTCCAGCTGTAAGTGACTGATTTACTTCGGTGAAAATGATTGGGGGCGGCACAATATTCCTTGTTGAAGAAAACAGGTTAGTCAAAAGGTATACTTTTCTTAAGGACTTTGGAGAAAGGTGAACCTGTCAAGGAGGTTGTCATCAAATTTCCAGCAATTGCCAGTAAGACATATCAAGCTTTCAAGTCTCAATCAGAGATGATTAAGATCATGAATGATGTCATTAAGAAAATTAAAAAACTTTCCTCTCCCTCTAGAAGGGCCAGATTTGTGCATAAAGAAGTTAATAGAAAGATTACGGAATTATTTAAAGATTCTGCAGTTGAGAGAAATGTATCTTGTCGTGAAGGATGTTCAGCTTGCTGTCATACACAAGTAAGTATTTCTGACGATGAAGCTCAATTACTTCATAAAATTGTACAAGATGGACATAAGATAGATTTAGAGAGATTAAAAAATCAATCAAAGGCTAGTAAGAGTAGCGCCACTTGGTATCGCCTTTCTTATCAAGAAAGAGCTTGTATTTTCTTAGATGAAAATAAGAGCTGCTCCATATACGACAGTAGACCTATGGTGTGTCGTACAAACCATGTCGTAGGCGACCCAAAAGACTGTTCTACTGAGGATGGTTTAGAGCATTCTGTTAAATTACTCAATACATTTGAAGCAGATATGGTTGTCATGGCGGGATTTAGTCAGTGTGAGGAGAATGGTGCACTTCCTGATCTTCTATTTAGTTTAATAGAAGGAAAAAAAGAAGTTTTAGATATGATGAGCCCTTTTAAAAATCTGAGTCAGGTTTTCAAAGAACTTTAATCAAGCTATGCTCATGTCATGAGTCATTGCCCACTTTGTCTTTGTGACAATTCCATTTTACATTATGAAAATAAGAAGAAAGTATTTTTTCGTTGTAATACTTGTAAGCTAATATTTGCTCCCAAAGAGAGATTGCTAAACACCGCAGAAGAAGTTGAGATATATGATCTTCATGAAAATGATCCTAATGATATAAATTATGTAAATTTTATGGAAAGAATTTTGACTCCTCTTAGAGATCACTTACCATATGGTTCTCATGGCATAGACTTTGGGTGTGGTCCGGGTCCTGTTGTGAAAACGATTCTCTCAAAAGAAAATTTTAAGATATCAGAGTACGATCCATTCTATGTAAATGATAAGTCCTTACTTGATGAGCAATATGATTTCTTGATTGCCACTGAAGTTATTGAACATATTTATGAGACAAAGAAAGATTTCGAACTCATGCTTTCATTGGTAAAGAAAAAAGGCGTGATCGCACTGATGACATCATTTTATTCTGATGATATAGATAAGTTTAGTCGCTGGGGATATCACAATGATCCAACTCATGTCCGCTTCTTTAATGAAGAGACGTTTGATTGGATGGCAAAGGAATATGGATTAAGGCTCATCATTCCCACTAAAAATATTGCATTCTTTATAAAGGAATAACTATGATTAAAATGTATGGAATACCAAATTGTGACACTGTTAAGAAGGCCCGCAAGTTTCTTGATGAAAATCAAGTCGAATTTGAATTTGTCGATTTTAAAAAGGTGGCTCCTACTGAAAAAGAAATCAAGACTTGGAAAAAAACTTTTGGTGATTGGCCAGTAAATAAGCGCGGAACAACTTTTAGAAAATTAAAAGAAGAGTTTGAAAGTGCAAACGATAAGGAAATTGTAAAATTAATTTCTGAAAATTCATCTGTAATTAAGAGACCAATTCTTGAAGAAAATGGTAAAGCTATTTGTTTTGGTTTTGATAAAGAGGTTTTTGAAAATCTTCTATGAACAAAGAACAGTACCTAGCAAAGAAGAAATTAGCACAAGTTGAATTTGATAATATTCAAAGAAGGAAGACTTGTTTGAAGTGTAGGCGAACTATTGATGCCTGCCTCTGTGAAAGTATTGTTGAAATTGAAACTAATACGATGTTCGTTCTGCTTATGCACCCTATGGAAGCTAAGAAAGAAAAAGTTGGAACGGGCAGACTAACTAATGCTAGCCTAGAAAATTCAAAAGTAATAATGGGGATTGATTTTACGGATGACCCAGAAGTTAATGCTCTAATTAATGACTCTAATAATCTCTGCTTTGCTATGTACCCAGGAAAGAGTGCTATAAATATAAGTGAAGAGAAATTCTCTTACGATAAGAAAAAGAAATTAGTTATTTTTATTATTGATGCCACATGGCCTTGTGCTAAGAAAATGATGAAGCTCTCTGAAAACCTCTTAGAGCTTCCAAGGATTTGCTTTACTCCAACTGAGAGGTCTAGGTTTGATATTAAACATCAGCCAATGGACTTTTGCCTCTCAACTATTGAATCTGTTCACTACTTTCTCTCGGCCTTAGAAGAGCAGGGGATTGAGAAATTAAGTGGAAAGCATGATTCTCTTCTAAAAACTCTTGAGGCCTTAGTTCATTATCAGCTAGAGTGCGAAAACGATCCCAATAGGCAAACCTATAGAAGAAACTCATTCACTCCCTTTGAAAAGAGACGAAAGTCCGCGAAGTGGAATACGCGCTCACTATTTGTAGATTAGGCTGAAATGCCAACGATTCTTGCTACTAAAATCCTCAGCCTATAAAAAATAACCTATTGAAAATACAGACATTTGGCTTTATCTACCCAATTCTTTTAGAACTCACTTGAAGGTAGAATAAAATAAATACTATATAGATTAGATAAAGGATGGTTAGTCGCATGAAGACTATATTTTCTTACCTAGCAAAATGCTTTGTTACTTACACTCTCTCATTTGCACTCTTACAAGTTCAGGTTTTCCTGCCAATTGAAAACTTGAGGCACGCTAGTGGAAATGTCATGGCCGCCAATGACGGGGTAACTCTTGGAGAAGATGGTGTTGCTACGAAATCGGGTAGTGTTGACTTAAAAAATGAGAAAGGAAATGCTCTTCTTGATCATCTTTCAATGCTTGCATTTGGCTTTTTTACGTCAAGGGCTTTAATGATTTGTAAGCCATTACCAATGGATGTAATGATTGCCGCTGCAGGTGGAGTTATTTACATAGGTGGTGAACTTTATACTTTTAATGCTTTTAAAGATTTAAAATCAAAAGATAAAGTTACTTATAACTCTAGGGAAGATGGCGAAAATGAAAAACAAATAGAAATTCTCGAGGCCCAAAAGAAGGGCTATGACGATATCGCTAAAACAGCTAAGACTAAGGCCATGATTCAAATGGCTGCAGGAGCAGCTTATGGTATCTCAGCAGGATATGCACTCCTTAAAAGTGCTGAATTCGGGATGGAGACAGCACATTGTGGTACCTGCTCCGTTACTACTGCTATAGCAGCTAAGCTTGAACTTGAAAAATTTGATCCTTCAAAGCCTTCAGCTGTTACCGCTCCTGTTATTTACGGGTTGTGCACAGCTATGGAAGCTGGTGCTCTTTCGGCTAGTTTAGAGCCGAGCTGTACCCAAGCAGAGGCAAGTTGTGTACTTAATGCAGCAACTTGTTCTCAAGAAGTTATGATTTGTAATCCTAGTGGCGCTACTATAAT
This sequence is a window from Halobacteriovorax sp. JY17. Protein-coding genes within it:
- a CDS encoding TolC family protein codes for the protein MKMLIFVSIITLLSTSSFAKERVTITEELIKKEVNNAAPNTLAIEASFLSVDFQREAFEENFDFNLVGSASYYKTSENSFSPQIPVSSPIKAYKVGVEKGLGTGMKIGVNTFSEQMTSSVVNKGTSNGFGLEFSMDLYKNFLGRLTSSQRELLKESVLRADLQKNIQKKAFYQSLRKIYWSLVANNEQLKISQKLLTLSQQQLKDSKRKFKNKIAEISEVSRSESQIADRNSRIINLQYQREVLVQQLKELLPTLSDKELVLGTYSIPKTSKQLFSCIAQISNFNEAPLQYSSYDEILKSLQTEYTHQRKITDSYNRANVQFVSEVKRLGKTEGYSEAWDRFSDDGRTAFSAGVELRIPLGGSSTKSKELQDLLDKKRFISQKEEIVGKVNAYHSQVVKNIHLLQKVIEQQNINSEKLAITLKHTKKKYNQARVSFRDLILDQDALLSSNLLEVQSQLSIITTLLDYFTVYTEMPCDINN
- a CDS encoding ABC-F family ATP-binding cassette domain-containing protein; this translates as MSLLCTLSNIHLHLGTKTLFTGAGFTISYGDQIGLLGLNGKGKSSLFKILASKVTPDRSTPPFTFDKANSGGENNQGFSTFLVPQEMQLEDGDEVTIKDYFFRFYPEHLKIHKALDLINEKFETDYSEELIEQQNKLLDELDHLGSWDLIRSFESYMKYFGQNDLETRVIDLSGGEQKKILLSLGFTAKENLILWDEPTNHLDIETIKLFEDELMSSGKTFVVISHDRYLLGKVCSKILHIKNGLIESFKGSYIDYLDFLSEQESARRKLLGRLKNSLSREQAWMRQGIKARGTRSKKRVENFHDLKDKITSVKGEARRALDLNITSTQRKTRSLVEMKDVSFSYPGKDIFSQIDVDIYKGDRIGLIGKNGVGKTTLVKMILGELVNTSGKLKIADDLNIQYFSQKREEMDEEETPHNFLTDGSDQVTLADGRTRHVAAYFESFLFSKDDLKRPIKTLSGGEKGRLQLAKNLTKQADIWIFDEPTNDLDLETLQILEDALVQFKGSLILISHDRSFLSNVTNKTWVLNNKSIEQFVGGYAQAESYLEALALENILLEQESEENSEVELPKEVVETPEPVATKLSNSQKKRLEDIPSLIEDLEAQISSIEELMLKFNFDNMDPETSKLYANLGGKKEGLEASLLALYEEFDSLSI
- a CDS encoding YkgJ family cysteine cluster protein is translated as MEKGEPVKEVVIKFPAIASKTYQAFKSQSEMIKIMNDVIKKIKKLSSPSRRARFVHKEVNRKITELFKDSAVERNVSCREGCSACCHTQVSISDDEAQLLHKIVQDGHKIDLERLKNQSKASKSSATWYRLSYQERACIFLDENKSCSIYDSRPMVCRTNHVVGDPKDCSTEDGLEHSVKLLNTFEADMVVMAGFSQCEENGALPDLLFSLIEGKKEVLDMMSPFKNLSQVFKEL
- a CDS encoding class I SAM-dependent methyltransferase codes for the protein MSHCPLCLCDNSILHYENKKKVFFRCNTCKLIFAPKERLLNTAEEVEIYDLHENDPNDINYVNFMERILTPLRDHLPYGSHGIDFGCGPGPVVKTILSKENFKISEYDPFYVNDKSLLDEQYDFLIATEVIEHIYETKKDFELMLSLVKKKGVIALMTSFYSDDIDKFSRWGYHNDPTHVRFFNEETFDWMAKEYGLRLIIPTKNIAFFIKE
- a CDS encoding Spx/MgsR family RNA polymerase-binding regulatory protein, with protein sequence MIKMYGIPNCDTVKKARKFLDENQVEFEFVDFKKVAPTEKEIKTWKKTFGDWPVNKRGTTFRKLKEEFESANDKEIVKLISENSSVIKRPILEENGKAICFGFDKEVFENLL
- a CDS encoding tRNA-uridine aminocarboxypropyltransferase, translated to MNKEQYLAKKKLAQVEFDNIQRRKTCLKCRRTIDACLCESIVEIETNTMFVLLMHPMEAKKEKVGTGRLTNASLENSKVIMGIDFTDDPEVNALINDSNNLCFAMYPGKSAINISEEKFSYDKKKKLVIFIIDATWPCAKKMMKLSENLLELPRICFTPTERSRFDIKHQPMDFCLSTIESVHYFLSALEEQGIEKLSGKHDSLLKTLEALVHYQLECENDPNRQTYRRNSFTPFEKRRKSAKWNTRSLFVD